The Ananas comosus cultivar F153 unplaced genomic scaffold, ASM154086v1, whole genome shotgun sequence genome includes the window gagtgtAAGTGAACAACatggtgcaaggctcaacactatatatcaagatatatatatgctagataataACGAAagggcaagggtaagaaaccatcaccgagcgtgcaccactgtaccgacgtcggatcgaagtacccacctgtacaactgtcgcgtctgtctcctgactgcaaaagaacgtcaacaggacctaaggagggtcccctgggttagtgtctaacccacaaataaCAACCACTAGCTCTCACAACCACACAAACAAACCCACGATGATCGGTTTCCTAAAACCAACtatcgtaactcgccggaagtcccgaaatcgcaccgggactccgtcgggacccacgaactgtcccggaacgtaccgactcgtgctacgagtcacctgctgccataAAACACTCCattttggatgttttggcagcaaacataagATAAACACCGcgacacaattatcgccggataattatACGAATACGgcttcccggaagtgtcaaattcgacaccggaacccaccgtcgctcacccgtcatcaccgaacccacaaagtgatgatggtgaccagccaacaaggcttagcgaccactcacagagcaaccaaacgacgtcggaagaaatccgaaccgaaaccgcgttctttcggcgaatttcgccgaaaaacgcatcgaaatcgactcttcgatttccgcaaaagctaacagatcatggacaatcagtccagaggtcaccacacacgcctatacactgcccacagtagccacataatccacaattgcacaaaagcccctcactttacataaaatcccaatgttttatgtaaatcgggcgataacatggctcgttcacgcaaactgaggacttccaaggtccgccgagacacgcactgacaggtctcgacgtactggaggccgtgctcacgatctggagcacaatggctcactgtggaaagcgcgggagcaacccgaaggttcagcgaacagcgcgcagtcggggaaaatcgcgccgaacaggccgatacgacatccgctgatccaaagtaaggtgagcaccgtgatcagcactgaccagcggtcaccgtgctcacctccggaggcatcggaacagcctcggatcgccgaaaaagcaCGCACAAATACAGAacaacagccaaaaaggctccatAGGGTCGACACCTcaaaaacagcggaacggggccttcccgacagaaaccaaggtgagcacgatgatcagaaacttgccaggatcatcatgctcccttccgtagagatcggagAGGCTCGAGAATCTCGGAGCAGTAAACCATCCCAACTAAgacctatttcgggcttggccagagcaagcttgctccggccggcttccggcggcacgacgGCGCGCGCGGAGGCCAGGGATGgatgcgggggaggtgaggagtaccgtgctcacctcggttgacGGCGGGGTGCTGCTGCGGCGTCGGGGAAGCAAGCTCAGCCCGCAAGAGCTCCGGCTTGGGTTCCACGGGCagtggcggccacggcggcggccgaggagctccgggacggcggaggaTGTCCAGGAGGTAGGGCACGTCGAGATTTGAGGCTCCGGAAGTGCTCGGGCCTGGAGCGTCGCACGGCCTGCGGCAAGGCGAGCGTCGGGCGGCTGTGCGGCTGAGCGGAGGCGGATCTCCGGTCTGCAactcggcggcggcgccccGGGGTCAGGGTGCGGCGCGGACGAATCGCCGGGAATGGTCCACGCGCGGGCGCAGAGAAAAAGGCGCACATACAGGCCCGGACGGTCGGTGGGCTCGACACGGGACGGTCGAGAAGCGGCGGCGGGTTGCGGCCTCCGGGGGGCGCACGGAGGGCGACAGTGCGGTCCAGGGCTTGGACACGGTCGCGGGGGACTCGGCAGAGGTTCGCGCGCGGCCGAGAGATCCTGGCAGGCGCGTGTGGCAACCCAGTCGGCGCTGAAGCGCAGGGGGCGGCGATCGCGGCGGAGTGGGCGGAGGCGTCGTGGCGGGTCGGCGGTCGGCCGGGATGGTTCACAATGGCCGGTGCAGAGCAAAAAGGCGGCAGGCTTGCACCGAGGCGGAGGCTCGGCTGGAAGGTGCTGCTGTCTGGCAGTTCTCGGCGCCTCTCACAACTCGAGAAGGAgaggcgagagagagaaagagaggtcgAAGGGAGAGGCAATGTGCTGGA containing:
- the LOC109703875 gene encoding proline-rich receptor-like protein kinase PERK9, which gives rise to PYLRPIHHPSSLPLSLLVPAPSSAPRLDPSRGGLKTSLPPQAASSTLPLPSTSLSLSRLSFSSCERRRELPDSSTFQPSLRLGASLPPFCSAPAIVNHPGRPPTRHDASAHSAAIAAPCASAPTGLPHAPARISRPRANLCRVPRDRVQALDRTVALRAPPGGRNPPPLLDRPVSSPPTVRACMCAFFSAPARGPFPAIRPRRTLTPGRRRRVADRRSASAQPHSRPTLALPQAVRRSRPEHFRSLKSRRALPPGHPPPSRSSSAAAVAATARGTQAGALAG